A region of Diospyros lotus cultivar Yz01 chromosome 3, ASM1463336v1, whole genome shotgun sequence DNA encodes the following proteins:
- the LOC127797577 gene encoding uncharacterized protein LOC127797577, which yields MAIPPMVTFDHIQNMNDIALKPQLLRSLISEHLPDKKHPLKGLPKLSYVVFMVKTHRLLLESLAAKENLPKVIENWKAAIDSWINHLLMLASSKMPDKCWIGICLLGVTCQECSPERFLASYSIWLHKLLLIIQQTPADSQFLKVACCASLLDMITRLRKFPRVKKEVNSVAVKVVRSVLKILNEDSSEALLEGAVRLLSTFLTSFPASISCFYDSAESAVVSKIMSGKCSRKLLEELGHCLALLPKSRGDEDSWSLMMQKILLSINMHLNDNFQGVEEESKSNEAMRLLVPPGKDPPPPLGHLAGEVSEHGTKRPEPLQISTISILMHCCCTMLTCSYPVQVKVPIQQLVALARRVLMVDGSLSQALLSCITSMQQERICSELPVLHLCSLDLLGAVLEGVFSELLPHVAEIVQILKEYFKRCVLPDLRIKVYSITRILLLSTGVGTAVYISQDVIDNAIVDLDSSAHEGGGISSSPFAKPSNDMLLPFQKKRKQASIANSLQEQPDRVDLDVGMPINPATISIKIAALEALEALLTVGGALGADSWRSSVDYLLLNVATNACKGGWENEEKRVFFSSEHVPTWADFQLAALRAVLVSLLSPARARPPTLAPSLELFRRGKQGAGGKLNEFCVRALLSLEGLIHPRVFSVLDPSCRSVFFDEFDGRSPLVYAYSGKQNAPVSSSSRGKRPVDCIVDDEDCNNDDDDDLYQSWLANDEHEIPATVSGSDGTITLKPPGTPSFPPVADSGSTRVLEGIEGELASASAATGMEQQGDEDMIKAFLLEEAATKRGDPAPAAEPAEDPAAGSSRRDALADRADPAFAAVQLDTEAASSSSMESLPDIVAADPDSD from the exons ATGGCCATTCCTCCTATGGTGACTTTCGATcatattcaaaacatgaacGATATTGCTCTCAAGCCTCAGTTGCTGCGCTCACTCATAAGTGAACACTTGCCGGACAAGAAGCATCCACTCAAAGGCCTTCCAAAGCTATCCTATGTTGTGTTTATGGTCAAGACTCACCGACTGCTATTGGAATCTCTTGCTGCAAAAGAAAATTTGCCGAAGGTGATTGAGAACTGGAAAGCTGCCATAGATTCATGGATCAATCACTTACTGATGCTCGCATCCAGCAAAATG CCAGATAAATGCTGGATTGGAATATGCCTGCTTGGAGTAACTTGTCAAGAATGCAGTCCTGAACGTTTCCTGGCATCATATTCCATTTGGCTCCACAAGCTCCTATTGATTATTCAG CAGACTCCAGCAGATTCTCAGTTCCTGAAGGTGGCTTGCTGTGCCTCTCTGTTGGATATGATCACAAG GCTGCGCAAATTTCCAAGGGTAAAGAAAGAAGTAAACTCTGTGGCTGTAAAAGTTGTGCGATCAGTTTTGAAGATTCTGAATGAAGATAGCTCAGAAGCTTTATTG GAAGGAGCTGTTCGATTGCTGTCCACCTTTTTAACTTCCTTCCCTGCTTCCATTAGTTGTTTTTATGATAGC GCTGAATCTGCTGttgtttcaaaaattatgtCAGGGAAGTGCAGTCGAAAATTGTTGGAG GAGCTTGGTCATTGCTTGGCATTACTACCAAAATCAAGAGGAGATGAGGATAGCTGGTCATTAATGATGCAGAAGATTTTATTATCAATCAATATGCAcctaaatgataattttcagGGTGTTGAAGAAG AATCAAAAAGTAATGAAGCTATGAGGCTATTGGTTCCCCCTGGAAAAGATCCCCCTCCTCCCTTAGGTCATCTAGCAGGAGAAGTGTCAGAACATGGAACAAAAAGACCCGAGCCATTGCAGATATCCACTATCTCTATCTTGATGCATTGTTGTTGTACAATGCTTACATGTTCTTATCCTGTACAG GTAAAAGTTCCAATCCAACAATTGGTAGCCCTTGCTCGGAGAGTGCTGATGGTTGATGGGTCCTTGTCCCAAGCCTTATTGTCTTGCATTACTTCCATGCAACAAGAACGCATATGTTCAGAACTTCCAGTTCTGCATTTGTGCAGTCTGGATCTCCTTGGTGCTGTCTTAGAGGGTGTGTTCAG TGAACTATTACCACATGTAGCAGAAATTGTGCAGATATTAAAAGAATATTTCAAGAGATGTGTATTGCCAGATCTAAGGATAAAGGTCTACTCAATAACAAGGATTTTGCTGCTCTCCACAGGGGTTG GAACTGCAGTTTATATCAGCCAGGATGTTATCGACAATGCCATTGTTGATTTGGACTCTAGTGCCCATGAGGGTGGTGGAATATCTTCTAGTCCATTTGCAAAGCCCTCCAATGATATGTTGCTGCCCTTCCAAAAGAAACGGAAGCAGGCTAGTATAGCCAATTCTCTTCAAGAGCAGCCTGATAGAGTTGATCTAGATGTGGGGATGCCCATAAACCCAGCCACAATATCAATAAAGATAGCTGCACTAGAGGCATTAGAAGCACTCCTGACTGTG GGTGGTGCTTTGGGAGCTGACAGTTGGCGATCAAGTGTTGATTATCTTCTTCTAAATGTAGCTACAAATGCATGTAAAGGAGGATGGGAAAACGAGGAAAAACGTGTTTTCTTTTCTAGTGAACATGTCCCAACCTGGGCAGATTTTCAGCTTGCAGCCTTGCGTGCAGTTTTGGTATCTCTTCTTTCGCCTGCTCGTGCTCGGCCCCCAACTCTAGCCCCTAGTCTTGAGCTTTTCCGTAGAG GCAAGCAAGGAGCAGGAGGAAAACTTAACGAATTCTGTGTTCGTGCACTTCTTTCCTTGGAAGGGCTCATACATCCTAGGGTGTTTTCGGTTCTTGATCCCTCATGCCGCAGCGTCTTCTTTGATGAGTTTGACGGCAGGTCTCCACTTGTATACGCATATAGTGGTAAACAAAATGCCCCAGTTTCAAGCAGCAGCCGGGGAAAGAGGCCTGTTGATTGCATTGTAGATGATGAGGACTGCAACAACGACGATGACGATGATCTGTACCAAAGTTGGCTGGCAAACGACGAGCATGAGATTCCGGCAACTGTCTCAGGAAGTGATGGAACTATTACTCTGAAACCTCCAGGGACACCCAGCTTTCCTCCTGTAGCTGATTCTGGGAGTACTAGAGTTCTCGAAGGAATTGAAGGGGAGTTAGCATCAGCCAGTGCAGCTACGGGGATGGAACAGCAAGGGGATGAAGACATGATCAAAGCATTCCTACTTGAAGAGGCTGCCACCAAGCGAGGCGATCCAGCGCCTGCTGCAGAGCCAGCAGAAGACCCGGCGGCAGGCAGCAGCAGGAGGGATGCCTTGGCAGACAGGGCTGACCCCGCGTTTGCCGCCGTCCAATTGGATACTGAAgcagcatcatcatcatcaatggAGTCGCTTCCTGACATCGTCGCCGCAGACCCAGATTCTGACTAG
- the LOC127796484 gene encoding mediator of RNA polymerase II transcription subunit 28 gives MAERQSFDQQHPLDPQMQSPSPPPEDTIGFVMALEAALLPCLPARELQAIDRSPHPSHQIDVERHARDFMEAAKKLQLYFIGLQREEQPTRVETLQKEIALMEEELKIKSELIKKQERLIQGWRKEMKDQLDKHKTELERV, from the exons ATGGCCGAGAGGCAATCCTTCGATCAGCAACATCCTCTTGATCCGCAGATGCAGTCTCCGTCTCCACCGCCGGAAGACACGATTGGTTTTGTGATGGCTTTAGAGGCCGCTCTGCTTCCGTGCTTGCCTGCAAGAGAGCTCCAAGCAATTGACCGTTCCCCCCATCCCTCTCATCAGA TTGACGTTGAAAGACATGCCAGAGACTTCATGGAGGCTGCCAAAAAGCTTCAACTCTATTTCATTGGCCTGCAACGCGAAGAGCAACCTACCAGAGTAGAAACCCTGCAAAAA GAGATTGCCCTGATGGAAGAAGAGTTGAAGATCAAGTCGGAGCTTATAAAGAAGCAAGAAAGACTGATCCAGGGGTGGAGAAAGGAGATGAAGGATCAGCTAGACAAGCACAAGACAGAGTTAGAGAGGGTATGA
- the LOC127798508 gene encoding uncharacterized protein LOC127798508, producing the protein MGFLDHQHQQAQHSRAEERREPPREEESYRRDENPQRPGQDDGHGEAAESLDLSFVQQRQERRLQQLEEEMAALKPKTGEAQGPRINQPLSLEIMAAIPPERLRIPAIKPYAGTSDPMDHFDLFTSHMMVQDASDAMWCRVFLATLEGHARAWYSNLAHHSIVSFAQLRGSFLAHFAPLKRHRRSTMALVSMKQNQGEPLKDFVSRFNMEALSIENFDHSLAMVAFQNALRPGPFAQSLAKTPPKILATIEGKDYLKKPRPMKAPSDKRNRSKYCRFHRDHGHDTEKCHQLKEEIQELINRDFLRSYVAKTGDSRGRKDRRSRSRSPPKRDCTEDRNRAQQERSHRREDDHPQPLIFHTLAAGEVPVMEDEKSSAVRLKRSRNVDPISFSDSDLLGYPTQNDPLVITAELGKWELRRILVDPGNSSEILYRQVLLGMGYEMTQLRAARVPLVGFDGEAVYSEGIIQLPLTVGRGSRTSRVMLDILVVDVPSAYNMILGRSGLNALRAIPSTYHMMMKFPTNRGIGEVRGDLRLACECYMASIGIAKSKEAGSQKDADPPKEVSFLLEGPEDPKTAEPVDELKEVPLEKDCPSRCVRVSMELKDPLRSQIISLLRQYADIFAWTTRNMPGVNPEVMTHRLRVRSGFQHVRQKKRSFAPDRARAIEEEIAKLA; encoded by the exons ATGGGTTTTCTAGATCACCAGCATCAGCAAGCCCAGCATTCTAGGGCGGAAGAAAGGCGCGAGCCCCCAAGAGAAGAGGAGTCTTATCGACGGGATGAGAATCCGCAGAGGCCGGGACAAGATGATGGTCATGGCGAGGCGGCCGAGTCTCTTGACTTGTCGTTTGTGCAACAGCGGCAGGAAAGAAGATTGCAGCAGTTAGAGGAGGAGATGGCCGCCCTAAAGCCGAAGACCGGAGAAGCTCAGGGACCAAGGATAAATCAGCCCCTTAGCCTAGAGATCATGGCGGCCATACCACCGGAGCGTCTCCGTATCCCAGCCATTAAGCCTTACGCAGGGACCTCTGACCCGATGGATCACTTTGATCTCTTTACCTCGCATATGATGGTACAGGACGCctcagacgcgatgtggtgtaggGTTTTCTTGGCCACCTTGGAGGGGCATGCACGGGCTTGGTATTCAAATCTGGCTCATCATTCCATCGTAAGTTTTGCGCAACTCCGAGGCAGCTTTCTGGCGCATTTTGCACCTCTTAAAAGACACCGAAGGTCTACCATGGCCTTGGTAAGTATGAAGCAGAACCAAGGAGAGCCCTTGAAGGATTTCGTTTCACGATTTAATATGGAAGCCTTGAGCATTGAGAACTTTGACCACAGCTTagctatggtggcattccagaacgCCCTGAGGCCCGGCCCTTTCGCCCAATCATTAGCCAAAACGCCTCCGA AAATCCTGGCTACTATTGAGGGAAAAGACTATTTGAAAAAGCCTCGGCCGATGAAGGCACCATCCGACAAAAGGAACAGAAGTAAATATTGCCGATTTCATCGAGATCATGGTCATGACACTGAGAAATGTCAccaattaaaggaggagattcAGGAACTTATCAATCGGGATTTCCTGAGGAGCTACGTGGCTAAAACAGGTGATTCTCGGGGAAGAAAGGATCGACGGTCGCGATCGAGAAGCCCCCCCAAGAGGGACTGCACGGAGGATCGAAATCGGGCCCAGCAGGAGAGATCACATCGAAGAGAAGACGATCATCCTCAGCCTCTGATATTCCATACACTCGCAGCCGGGGAGGTTCCAGTCATGGAGGATGAAAAAAGTAGTGCGGTCCGGCTGAAAAGATCGAGGAATgtggatccaatctctttttcagatagcGACCTCTTGGGATACCCGACTCAAAATGACCCACTGGTGATAACAGCTGAACTCGGGAAGTGGGAACTTCGGCGGATCCTCGTGGATCCAGGAAACTCTTCAGAAATCTTGTATCGGCAAGTCTTATTAGGCATGGGGTATGAAATGACACAGTTGAGGGCAGCGAGGGtccctttggtgggatttgatggtgaaGCCGTATACTCAGAAGGGATCATTCAGCTCCCATTGACAGTAGGGAGAGGTTCCCGCACTTCTCGAGTTATGCTAGACATCCTGGTAGTAGACGTACCTTCGGCTTACAACATGATTCTAGGAAGATCTGGTCTCAATGCCCTCCGAGCCATTCCAagcacatatcatatgatgatgaagtttcccacAAATAGAGGGATAGGCGAAGTGCGGGGAGATTTGCGCTTAGCCTgtgaatgttacatggcctctATAGGCATTGCGAAGAGTAAAGAAGCAGGGTCGCAGAAGGACGCTGACCCCCCGAAGGAGGTCAGTTTTTTACTAGAAGGACCCGAAGATCCCAAAACAGCAGAGCCGGTGGATGAATTGAAAGAAGTACCTCTGGAAAAGGATTGCCCAAGCCGATGCGTAAGAGTGAGTATGGAGTTAAAGGACCCGCTAAGGAGTCAAATAATATCACTCCTTAGACAGTATGCGGATATCTTCGCGTGGACAACCCGGAACATGCCAGGAGTAAATCCAGAAGTAATGACACATAGGCTGAGGGTCCGATCAGGTTTTCAGCATGTCAGGCAGAAGAAGCGAAGCTTCGCCCCAGATAGAGCTCGGGCAATCGAGGAGGAGATTGCAAAGTTAGCATAA